The following coding sequences are from one Diospyros lotus cultivar Yz01 chromosome 7, ASM1463336v1, whole genome shotgun sequence window:
- the LOC127806767 gene encoding WPP domain-interacting tail-anchored protein 2 isoform X1, whose amino-acid sequence MALRIHFIKVSCGRLMSMDGYVTRNVDFRLPELGEIHSNEGAAFDSNDVGEIGSAMEVLTRVDLDLAYSSEKLANLEKVLMHVLACENDLEAMALDNDNNSINLMEKALVFDFLSGFLDSEVNELESFVLALHPVIVDAHHKLFAFSHLKEIFIVMEGKLRDSEELLNQSQEQVSEISKQSSKLQNALLALKQNDWKCDGGAVLSENGEVENTDEKLKMRIVEQKRHILRMLEKSLGRELNLEKKLSEFKQNEEDLKLKLRLTEKVAVCMEEAAEVVWGRFLEAENAAEVLMGISKEMVDRLQIFQFNVNGSTQREKEVNLKLLYCMEQLENREASLMKLESNMAELIKDNSEVCALRKEVKFLEEQLKESESQLKNANVSNEAKEEHLREMNNIIESLKENISTAESRAESAESKIAHLEETNMELNEEQNFLKNAHDSNAKKVSLLEKQLREFEVQLQHARASSEASQEQQNMLYSAIWDMETLIEELKSKVSKAEIKTENTEERCAMLSETNLDLNKEVIFLRTKVECLEASLEQANDDKVGSAKDINVKTKLFMDMVMQLAMEREHIQKRLSSLAEANKVLVAKLQNSERRTSVVTHEQGRSNGEMSLSGKSSAVPGEASEDAAIESFSRNFQAAELSQDARAPEAEVGPSVSTNDDAVLKVEPETAGEAGEPSGHNQMFVLVAILVLLGSMLASFMLNKKSLV is encoded by the exons ATGGCATTACGAATTCATTTTATTAAG GTTTCCTGTGGAAGACTGATGAGCATGGATGGATATGTGACTCGGAATGTTGATTTTCGTCTTCCAGAATTGGGTGAAATTCACTCCAACGAAGGTGCTGCTTTTGATTCTAATGATGTTGGAGAAATAGGAAGTGCCATGGAAGTTCTAACTCGAGTGGACTTGGACTTGGCATATTCTTCTGAGAAAttggcaaatttagaaaaagtTTTGATGCATGTGTTGGCTTGTGAAAATGACCTTGAAGCAATGGCCTTGGATAATGACAACAATTCAATAAACCTAATGGAGAAAGCATTGGTATTTGATTTCTTATCTGGTTTCTTAGATTCTGAGGTAAATGAGCTGGAGAGTTTCGTGCTTGCTCTCCATCCAGTGATTGTCGATGCTCATCATAAGCTATTTGCATTTAGTCATTTGAAAGAAATTTTCATCGTAATGGAAGGCAAATTGCGGGATTCTGAAGAACTGTTGAATCAGTCACAAGAGCAAGTCTCGGAGATCAGTAAGCAGTCATCCAAGTTGCAGAATGCCCTGTTAGCTTTGAAACAGAATGACT GGAAATGTGATGGGGGAGCAGTTCTATCAGAAAATGGTGAAGTTGAAAATACGGatgagaaattgaaaatgcgGATAGTTGAACAAAAAAGACATATTTTAAGAATGCTGGAGAAATCTCTTGGAAGAGAGCTAAATCTTGAGAAGAAATTGTCAgaatttaaacaaaatgaagaagattTGAAGTTGAAGCTACGCTTAACAGAAAAAGTAGCTGTCTGTATGGAAGAAGCAGCAGAAGTTGTCTGGGGAAGGTTTCTAGAGGCAGAAAATGCTGCGGAGGTGCTGATGGGCATATCAAAGGAAATGGTCGATCGACTTCAAATTTTTCAGTTCAATGTAAATGGTTCAACGCAACGAGAAAAGGAAGTGAATTTGAAACTCCTATATTGCATGGAACAGCTGGAAAATAGAGAAGCTTCTTTGATGAAGCTTGAGAGCAACATGGCGGAGCTCATTAAGGATAACTCTGAAGTATGTGCTTTAAGGAAAGAAGTAAAATTCCTGGAAGAACAGTTGAAAGAATCTGAGTCCCAGCTGAAGAATGCAAATGTCTCCAATGAAGCAAAAGAAGAGCATCTTAGAGAGATGAACAATATAATCGAGTCtctgaaagaaaatatttctacTGCAGAAAGTAGGGCAGAAAGTGCCGAGTCCAAGATTGCTCATTTAGAAGAGACAAATATGGAACTTAATGAAGAGcagaattttcttaaaaacgCTCATGATAGTAACGCCAAAAAAGTGAGTTTACTTGAGAAACAGCTGAGGGAATTTGAAGTTCAATTACAGCATGCAAGAGCATCCTCTGAAGCAAGTCAAGAGCAGCAGAACATGTTATATTCTGCAATTTGGGATATGGAAACTTTAATTGAGGAACTAAAGTCGAAGGTTTCAAAAGCTGAAATTAAGACTGAGAATACGGAGGAGCGATGCGCCATGTTATCTGAAACCAACTTAGATCTGAACAAAGAGGTAATTTTCCTGAGAACTAAAGTAGAATGCTTGGAGGCATCTTTGGAGCAAGCCAATGATGATAAAGTAGGAAGCGCAAAAGACATCAATGTCAAGACGAAGCTATTTATGGACATGGTCATGCAACTAGCCATGGAAAGGGAGCATATCCAGAAGCGG CTATCTTCTTTAGCAGAAGCAAATAAAGTTTTGGTGGCAAAGTTACAGAACTCCGAAAGAAGGACATCTGTGGTTACCCATGAACAAGGAAGGAGCAATGGTGAAATGTCTCTTTCTGGAAAAAGCAGTGCAGTTCCAGGAGAAGCCTCAGAGGATGCTGCAATAGAAtcattttctagaaattttcag GCGGCAGAATTGTCACAAGATGCACGGGCACCTGAGGCTGAAGTAGGGCCTTCTGTTTCTACAAACGATGATGCAGTTCTAAAGGTCGAGCCCGAGACAGCAGGAGAGGCAGGGGAACCCAGTGGTCATAACCAAATGTTTGTTCTTGTGGCAATCCTTGTTCTATTGGGTTCAATGCTGGCATCATTCATGCTAAACAAGAAATCTCTTGTTTAA
- the LOC127806767 gene encoding WPP domain-interacting tail-anchored protein 2 isoform X3, whose product MALRIHFIKVSCGRLMSMDGYVTRNVDFRLPELGEIHSNEGAAFDSNDVGEIGSAMEVLTRVDLDLAYSSEKLANLEKVLMHVLACENDLEAMALDNDNNSINLMEKALVFDFLSGFLDSEVNELESFVLALHPVIVDAHHKLFAFSHLKEIFIVMEGKLRDSEELLNQSQEQVSEISKQSSKLQNALLALKQNDWKCDGGAVLSENGEVENTDEKLKMRIVEQKRHILRMLEKSLGRELNLEKKLSEFKQNEEDLKLKLRLTEKVAVCMEEAAEVVWGRFLEAENAAEVLMGISKEMVDRLQIFQFNVNGSTQREKEVNLKLLYCMEQLENREASLMKLESNMAELIKDNSEVCALRKEVKFLEEQLKESESQLKNANVSNEAKEEHLREMNNIIESLKENISTAESRAESAESKIAHLEETNMELNEEQNFLKNAHDSNAKKVSLLEKQLREFEVQLQHARASSEASQEQQNMLYSAIWDMETLIEELKSKVSKAEIKTENTEERCAMLSETNLDLNKEVIFLRTKVECLEASLEQANDDKVGSAKDINVKTKLFMDMVMQLAMEREHIQKRLSSLAEANKVLVAKLQNSERRTSVVTHEQGRSNGEMSLSGKSSAVPGEASEDAAIESFSRNFQAGGRIVTRCTGT is encoded by the exons ATGGCATTACGAATTCATTTTATTAAG GTTTCCTGTGGAAGACTGATGAGCATGGATGGATATGTGACTCGGAATGTTGATTTTCGTCTTCCAGAATTGGGTGAAATTCACTCCAACGAAGGTGCTGCTTTTGATTCTAATGATGTTGGAGAAATAGGAAGTGCCATGGAAGTTCTAACTCGAGTGGACTTGGACTTGGCATATTCTTCTGAGAAAttggcaaatttagaaaaagtTTTGATGCATGTGTTGGCTTGTGAAAATGACCTTGAAGCAATGGCCTTGGATAATGACAACAATTCAATAAACCTAATGGAGAAAGCATTGGTATTTGATTTCTTATCTGGTTTCTTAGATTCTGAGGTAAATGAGCTGGAGAGTTTCGTGCTTGCTCTCCATCCAGTGATTGTCGATGCTCATCATAAGCTATTTGCATTTAGTCATTTGAAAGAAATTTTCATCGTAATGGAAGGCAAATTGCGGGATTCTGAAGAACTGTTGAATCAGTCACAAGAGCAAGTCTCGGAGATCAGTAAGCAGTCATCCAAGTTGCAGAATGCCCTGTTAGCTTTGAAACAGAATGACT GGAAATGTGATGGGGGAGCAGTTCTATCAGAAAATGGTGAAGTTGAAAATACGGatgagaaattgaaaatgcgGATAGTTGAACAAAAAAGACATATTTTAAGAATGCTGGAGAAATCTCTTGGAAGAGAGCTAAATCTTGAGAAGAAATTGTCAgaatttaaacaaaatgaagaagattTGAAGTTGAAGCTACGCTTAACAGAAAAAGTAGCTGTCTGTATGGAAGAAGCAGCAGAAGTTGTCTGGGGAAGGTTTCTAGAGGCAGAAAATGCTGCGGAGGTGCTGATGGGCATATCAAAGGAAATGGTCGATCGACTTCAAATTTTTCAGTTCAATGTAAATGGTTCAACGCAACGAGAAAAGGAAGTGAATTTGAAACTCCTATATTGCATGGAACAGCTGGAAAATAGAGAAGCTTCTTTGATGAAGCTTGAGAGCAACATGGCGGAGCTCATTAAGGATAACTCTGAAGTATGTGCTTTAAGGAAAGAAGTAAAATTCCTGGAAGAACAGTTGAAAGAATCTGAGTCCCAGCTGAAGAATGCAAATGTCTCCAATGAAGCAAAAGAAGAGCATCTTAGAGAGATGAACAATATAATCGAGTCtctgaaagaaaatatttctacTGCAGAAAGTAGGGCAGAAAGTGCCGAGTCCAAGATTGCTCATTTAGAAGAGACAAATATGGAACTTAATGAAGAGcagaattttcttaaaaacgCTCATGATAGTAACGCCAAAAAAGTGAGTTTACTTGAGAAACAGCTGAGGGAATTTGAAGTTCAATTACAGCATGCAAGAGCATCCTCTGAAGCAAGTCAAGAGCAGCAGAACATGTTATATTCTGCAATTTGGGATATGGAAACTTTAATTGAGGAACTAAAGTCGAAGGTTTCAAAAGCTGAAATTAAGACTGAGAATACGGAGGAGCGATGCGCCATGTTATCTGAAACCAACTTAGATCTGAACAAAGAGGTAATTTTCCTGAGAACTAAAGTAGAATGCTTGGAGGCATCTTTGGAGCAAGCCAATGATGATAAAGTAGGAAGCGCAAAAGACATCAATGTCAAGACGAAGCTATTTATGGACATGGTCATGCAACTAGCCATGGAAAGGGAGCATATCCAGAAGCGG CTATCTTCTTTAGCAGAAGCAAATAAAGTTTTGGTGGCAAAGTTACAGAACTCCGAAAGAAGGACATCTGTGGTTACCCATGAACAAGGAAGGAGCAATGGTGAAATGTCTCTTTCTGGAAAAAGCAGTGCAGTTCCAGGAGAAGCCTCAGAGGATGCTGCAATAGAAtcattttctagaaattttcagGCAG GCGGCAGAATTGTCACAAGATGCACGGGCACCTGA
- the LOC127806767 gene encoding WPP domain-interacting tail-anchored protein 2 isoform X2 yields MSMDGYVTRNVDFRLPELGEIHSNEGAAFDSNDVGEIGSAMEVLTRVDLDLAYSSEKLANLEKVLMHVLACENDLEAMALDNDNNSINLMEKALVFDFLSGFLDSEVNELESFVLALHPVIVDAHHKLFAFSHLKEIFIVMEGKLRDSEELLNQSQEQVSEISKQSSKLQNALLALKQNDWKCDGGAVLSENGEVENTDEKLKMRIVEQKRHILRMLEKSLGRELNLEKKLSEFKQNEEDLKLKLRLTEKVAVCMEEAAEVVWGRFLEAENAAEVLMGISKEMVDRLQIFQFNVNGSTQREKEVNLKLLYCMEQLENREASLMKLESNMAELIKDNSEVCALRKEVKFLEEQLKESESQLKNANVSNEAKEEHLREMNNIIESLKENISTAESRAESAESKIAHLEETNMELNEEQNFLKNAHDSNAKKVSLLEKQLREFEVQLQHARASSEASQEQQNMLYSAIWDMETLIEELKSKVSKAEIKTENTEERCAMLSETNLDLNKEVIFLRTKVECLEASLEQANDDKVGSAKDINVKTKLFMDMVMQLAMEREHIQKRLSSLAEANKVLVAKLQNSERRTSVVTHEQGRSNGEMSLSGKSSAVPGEASEDAAIESFSRNFQAAELSQDARAPEAEVGPSVSTNDDAVLKVEPETAGEAGEPSGHNQMFVLVAILVLLGSMLASFMLNKKSLV; encoded by the exons ATGAGCATGGATGGATATGTGACTCGGAATGTTGATTTTCGTCTTCCAGAATTGGGTGAAATTCACTCCAACGAAGGTGCTGCTTTTGATTCTAATGATGTTGGAGAAATAGGAAGTGCCATGGAAGTTCTAACTCGAGTGGACTTGGACTTGGCATATTCTTCTGAGAAAttggcaaatttagaaaaagtTTTGATGCATGTGTTGGCTTGTGAAAATGACCTTGAAGCAATGGCCTTGGATAATGACAACAATTCAATAAACCTAATGGAGAAAGCATTGGTATTTGATTTCTTATCTGGTTTCTTAGATTCTGAGGTAAATGAGCTGGAGAGTTTCGTGCTTGCTCTCCATCCAGTGATTGTCGATGCTCATCATAAGCTATTTGCATTTAGTCATTTGAAAGAAATTTTCATCGTAATGGAAGGCAAATTGCGGGATTCTGAAGAACTGTTGAATCAGTCACAAGAGCAAGTCTCGGAGATCAGTAAGCAGTCATCCAAGTTGCAGAATGCCCTGTTAGCTTTGAAACAGAATGACT GGAAATGTGATGGGGGAGCAGTTCTATCAGAAAATGGTGAAGTTGAAAATACGGatgagaaattgaaaatgcgGATAGTTGAACAAAAAAGACATATTTTAAGAATGCTGGAGAAATCTCTTGGAAGAGAGCTAAATCTTGAGAAGAAATTGTCAgaatttaaacaaaatgaagaagattTGAAGTTGAAGCTACGCTTAACAGAAAAAGTAGCTGTCTGTATGGAAGAAGCAGCAGAAGTTGTCTGGGGAAGGTTTCTAGAGGCAGAAAATGCTGCGGAGGTGCTGATGGGCATATCAAAGGAAATGGTCGATCGACTTCAAATTTTTCAGTTCAATGTAAATGGTTCAACGCAACGAGAAAAGGAAGTGAATTTGAAACTCCTATATTGCATGGAACAGCTGGAAAATAGAGAAGCTTCTTTGATGAAGCTTGAGAGCAACATGGCGGAGCTCATTAAGGATAACTCTGAAGTATGTGCTTTAAGGAAAGAAGTAAAATTCCTGGAAGAACAGTTGAAAGAATCTGAGTCCCAGCTGAAGAATGCAAATGTCTCCAATGAAGCAAAAGAAGAGCATCTTAGAGAGATGAACAATATAATCGAGTCtctgaaagaaaatatttctacTGCAGAAAGTAGGGCAGAAAGTGCCGAGTCCAAGATTGCTCATTTAGAAGAGACAAATATGGAACTTAATGAAGAGcagaattttcttaaaaacgCTCATGATAGTAACGCCAAAAAAGTGAGTTTACTTGAGAAACAGCTGAGGGAATTTGAAGTTCAATTACAGCATGCAAGAGCATCCTCTGAAGCAAGTCAAGAGCAGCAGAACATGTTATATTCTGCAATTTGGGATATGGAAACTTTAATTGAGGAACTAAAGTCGAAGGTTTCAAAAGCTGAAATTAAGACTGAGAATACGGAGGAGCGATGCGCCATGTTATCTGAAACCAACTTAGATCTGAACAAAGAGGTAATTTTCCTGAGAACTAAAGTAGAATGCTTGGAGGCATCTTTGGAGCAAGCCAATGATGATAAAGTAGGAAGCGCAAAAGACATCAATGTCAAGACGAAGCTATTTATGGACATGGTCATGCAACTAGCCATGGAAAGGGAGCATATCCAGAAGCGG CTATCTTCTTTAGCAGAAGCAAATAAAGTTTTGGTGGCAAAGTTACAGAACTCCGAAAGAAGGACATCTGTGGTTACCCATGAACAAGGAAGGAGCAATGGTGAAATGTCTCTTTCTGGAAAAAGCAGTGCAGTTCCAGGAGAAGCCTCAGAGGATGCTGCAATAGAAtcattttctagaaattttcag GCGGCAGAATTGTCACAAGATGCACGGGCACCTGAGGCTGAAGTAGGGCCTTCTGTTTCTACAAACGATGATGCAGTTCTAAAGGTCGAGCCCGAGACAGCAGGAGAGGCAGGGGAACCCAGTGGTCATAACCAAATGTTTGTTCTTGTGGCAATCCTTGTTCTATTGGGTTCAATGCTGGCATCATTCATGCTAAACAAGAAATCTCTTGTTTAA